ACAATCGCCCAACAGCCTCCCATCCCCTTAAGTTCTGGATTGCCCTTTGCTAAGATTTGGCATACCTCCCCAATCTGGTAGGTGTTGGGGACTCTGGTACTTTCCATAATGCGTTGCACTACATCAGTTACGATTCTGGCGGTGGGAACTTTACCGCCAGCTTCCTCTACTGCCTTTTGCCACACCTCTCGTTGCACCTGGGGTTCTAGCTTGGCTAATGGCCGAACTTGCCCCTCGTTAGTTGGCAGGACTCGTGATCTGTTAGTTTTGGTTTCATCCAGTTTTTCGTTTTGGGAACAATTTGTTCCCGTTTCACTTTCCCCCTCATTTTGAGAACAATTTATTCCTATTTCATCTACTTCAGTTTGGGAACAATTTGTTCCCGTTTCACCTTCCCCCTCGTTTTGGGAACAATTTGTTCCCTTTATTATGTTGTCAAATACTACAGAACCCGCAATCAGATAGTTCACACGGCGGTGAGTGTATCCAAACCGAGAGCGGCAATACTCCTCAAACGTGCGGTGGGTTGAGCGATAGAGACGGCGATCGCGCAGTTCCATAAGTGCCTTCCCCGCTTCAAAAAACGCCCGTTCCACCTTGCGCTCAAGCAAAAGGCGATCGCTTTGTTCTTCTAGTGTCAATTCAGGAACTTCAACCGCCACCACGTCAATCGTTGCTGAAGCGGGATCTTCTGTTGAGATATCTGAGTTTGCTGATTCTGGATTGATAGATGACGCAGAGGTGGCTTTCTTGCGCTTACGGGGTGGGGTGTTCATTGCGTCCACCTCTTTTAATTCAGTGGTATTTGCTTAGAGCCAACTACAAATAAATTTTGTCTGTATTGATGCTTTTTTTGACAGTTTAAATGCAAGTTTTTAAGTGAACTCATGGATTTAAAATCAAGCATCTTCTTTGTTGTCTGCCATTTGTTGATAACCAAACAAATCATTAGGTGTGCATTGTAAAGCTTCACACAATTTCGCTACCCTCTCGAACCACTCAACTCCACTACGGTTATTTTCCCAATTACGAACAGTTGTTTCAGTAACTCCCACTATGTCAGCTAACTGCCGTTGTGTTAAACCTGCTTTTTGGCGAAGACTAGCAATACCTTTAGGTGGCTCATAGTCATTGAGCGGAGGATTCAGCGCATTAATTAATGCCTTTTCAAGCTTAAACAATAAATCTTCATGCACTTCAATGTAAGAGATTTTAATTCCTGACTCTTCAATCAAACTGGACAGTTTGTAATGAGACTTCCATTTTCGTCTGAGGTTTTCTGACTTGCCAACATACAAAACTTTACCTTGGCTGTTAACAACCAAGTAGACACATGGAGTTTGAGGTAAGTTGGCTAGGTCTTCGATTGCCATAAATGGCAGGCTTAAAACATCAAAATTATCTACGGCTAGCATAAAACCTTTTACGTTTAATAATGATTAAATAGTAAAACTATTTACGGTAAACGTCAAATAAGTATTGACACCATAAAACTATTTACGGTAGATTGATAATAAAGAA
The nucleotide sequence above comes from Nostoc sp. MS1. Encoded proteins:
- a CDS encoding helix-turn-helix domain-containing protein, which gives rise to MLAVDNFDVLSLPFMAIEDLANLPQTPCVYLVVNSQGKVLYVGKSENLRRKWKSHYKLSSLIEESGIKISYIEVHEDLLFKLEKALINALNPPLNDYEPPKGIASLRQKAGLTQRQLADIVGVTETTVRNWENNRSGVEWFERVAKLCEALQCTPNDLFGYQQMADNKEDA